The DNA sequence TTCCCTTAACTGAGGGCAGTTGGGACATCCCGCATCATAGAGCAACAGCCCAGTAGACTGATTAAAGGGTTTATATCTGATTTCTGCCTGGTAAACAAGTACGAGAGATTATACTATCCTGAATAGATCCCAGAAAAAGCTTAAAACTGTGACGCAGCAGATGATTAGCAAGTAAAACTAAGCCATGTTTAACTGTCTTGACCGTCAAACTTGGACTTCCTTCAGATTATGCAGATCAGTTTTACACCATTTTTTTGGTTTCATCTccaaattaattatttttatttgattGGCCAAACTTCTATAACTTTATTTAGAGAAGCTTAAGCATTGGACTGAGGTAAAGTAGGTATAATCTACTTTGCATCATGCTTAAAGCTGGGCTGAATTTTGAGGCTAGTAGGAGTTTTACAAATATGCTTAGGTAATATAATCTGCATAATATAATTACATTGTCCAATGTCTGTAACATCTTTCCACATTCTTTGAAATGTGCAATTGTTAGGGTTCTTACAAATGCATTACATAGGATAGGTTACGACATTTGGTTGGTAACTGCTCAACATTATTTCGTACATAATCTGCATATACCTGAATATAGGAGTTTACTTAGACATCTGTTACTGAAATGGCTCATCAGATTGAGACTGAAGGTAATAACCTATATGAGTTAAAAATAAATGTAGATAAACAGAGTTTTGTAAAACTACGTATAAGagttaaaaaaatttaaaatgagtTATGGAACTATACTAGATAAGAGTCTTAAAATGCGTGAAGTCTTAAAATGCGTGTTAATCATTATATTTTAAATGTTAATAACCTAGTGGGTTAGAGGGAGTAATATGTTTAcgaaaattctcgaaatattgaTACTAAAAAATGCTGGTGAAATGAACTAGGCACGACCAAGAATATTACCTAGAGTTTAAATTTTTGTGTCATTTAATGTCGCATATCAAAATTTCGGGTATACCGTATACGTCGAAGATTCTTGGGATTTATAGTCTGACAAAATATTTGTTGGATATATAATCGGTGTTTCTGTAGATTATACAACATTTGGACAGCAGCCTTTCTATTTGAAGAGAATCTGGATTTACTCGATGAATGAATGAGAAGTGTGCAATGCTGAGTTGGTCAAATCTGAAGAATGTGATACTAGCTAAGAAAATACACCAGTTAAGGAAAAAAGAGAGTTAGTTTGTTATTCTGTAACTACTTTCCTTGTATAGACATAGTTTGGATTCAATAAATATCATGTTCTACCTGTAAGCTAGAGTAACTTTGATATTAATTGTCTTGTTTAATAATCTGCAATGCAGTAGATGGTAGAAGTAGTAGTAGTAATGTTCTACAACTTGTTCTTGACATTACATTGTTCCATACATTCTTGTGGTCAGATTGATAATTGTAATACCAGTAAATAATAAAATACCATTAAACCAGGACAAAAACTTGTAACTTTCACTAGTGTACATGTGTTTTAAACTGCTCATATAAATTTATGCAGTTGTTTTACTTGGTCGGCAACTTTTCTGGACCAGAACGTGAACATCTCTGGTTTTTTTGTTACATAAGATCAAATGAAACAGCTATGAAAACAAGCAGAATGATAGCAATTGCCAGGAGAGTTCGATTTACGACTCTTCTAGACTTAGCCATTCGTTATAAACAGACACAGACTTCAGCATTGTGTAAACAATGGCATTGAGTACAGGTGTAAATAACATGACAGTGGAATAATATCATTAGCAAGGAACAACATTGTTTATCGTAATGCAGGCAAAAGAAAAACAAGCTTACATAAAGGACTGTGTTTTATTCAAATTACTCAAATGATTAGTTTCACATTTGTCTGGAGAAACAATATTTACAGTACAAAGAGCTAGTACTCTTCCAAACATGATCCATGACTGTGCAGATGTTAATGTTGATTTCGGAATGTTTAATTACAATCTCTAGATAGTATATACTCAGGGTATCTCCAATGTACTGGTCTAAAACTCGAAAGAGAAAATGTTTATGTATATATTTACGGGTTAGCACCACCATCGTTTGTTGAACTGATCCCAACCTGTAACCAGGGTGAAGAAGTGCCAGTAATGTTCATGTCATTCAGCTCACTTAGCTTTGCAAACTTTACCTTACTGTCAGCTTCATCATCCACATTTTGCAGAGCAACGACATTAGTACTAGTGTTTTTCATGCTATTAATCTTATCATTTTCGTCCTCAGTCTGATACTTATGTTGCTGATTTTTTGGgatttgatttttattttctgCATCCACATCCACCCATGAATGTAAATTGATTTCAGTGGATACCTCGAAGCTTAGAGGATTATGAGGGTCGCGCCTGATTCCAGCAATGTCGTTGGGTGTTGGAGGAATGTTGAGATCTAGTGGGTCAAGTTTGTGTTGTATAAGTGGAGGTCTTTCGTAATTGTTGTGGTCTTGAAACTGATGGTGATGCTGATGGTACTTCACAAGTGAAGTTGGCTCAGGTGTATTTGAAGTGAGCCAATGGCATCTTTTGTGCCCTCCTAATGCTTGTCCTGTTGAAAAGACCCTGTGACAAATTGTGCATTCGTGGACTCTTGATTTCCTTCTCGAAGCTCCAACTAATGGAACACTTGGGCTGTGATCATATTGTAATGATGAAGGTGTTTTCAGAGAGAAGAAGTCTTCATGCGCGATCACATCATCGTTGGCTAGACTATCTTCAAACTGGTTATCTCGGGCAGCAAAGCATCCTTTAACCTTTTTGTGACTTGCTCTGTGTCCTCCTAATGCTTGGTGAGAGGTAAAAACTTTCTTGCATGCTTTACATTCAAACATTCCTTTTGCAACTGCTTTGGCTTTGTCAAACGAAGAGTAATTAGGTTTTGTTAAAGGAGCAAAGAATGCTGTTACAGCATTCCTCCGGTCCTCATCTTTACTCGCTGATTCACACGATTCCTCTTGTTCCATGTCGACAGGATCAACCCTCGCGTTTGATAAGGCCATTAGACATTTTGCAAGTACAATATCTTCATCCTCGCTAGATGGGTATGTAGAACTAAAGCTACCCACATTGGCCCGAAAAGATCGTTTCCTTTTAGACCATCCACACCCTCTTTGTGCACCATCATCATCCTCGTTCTCTGAACTAGGAGACGAGACAAGCGACTCTGCATCTTCTGAGCTACATTTACCATGCTCAAGAAACGATTTCCACGACACAAATTCTTTACCACAATTTTCACAAACCCTGCAACTCTTTAACCGATTAGGATTCGTTCTTAATGCATACATTCTCTTGTTACCATTTCTGTCACTGCCTCCAATTTTATCCTCCCAATCGCTCCCTGGATCCTCGTCGTCAATGTTCCCCATCTCATCTCCTATACCATGAGCTCTCATGTGTCCTCCAAGAGCTCTCCCACACATAAAACCTTTCTTACATACGCGACAAAAATGCTTAAAATTATTCGATTGTTGTTGGTCTTCAGTACAAGCAGCCATGATCTATACAAGTAAAATTATGTACAGAAATATTACACAAAAGAGAAAAAATGAATGATGAATTATAAGGTGAAGTGGTTGTAAGTTTGTATGGTGCAAAAAAAGTTGGTCCTAGTTTTTAGTTGGAGTAATGGTTTGTAAAGACAAAGAGAGTGTATGACAAGTGGAAGGAGTGTCTTAAAAAAGGTATGAGACTTTTTCTTTCTACTGGCACCGGACGGCTGAGAAAGATCAACAGATGCACACACTAGAAATTTTTAGTTTTAGCCAAAAATAAAAAGTTAGTAGTACATGCATGTGTGCACATCTTTGCGAATTGTTTGTGAAACATTAGAGAGTGTTTTCCGTTGGACCATTCAGTAGAGTAGAACAGAGGGAACGGGTGCTCGTCCTCCTGATATCGCGTCATATGGCTCTCATCAGATTGAGAATGAAGCAACTATCAAAAAGAAAGATTCAGAACGAAGCATGCATAGGTACGTGTTTCAGATAAATATTGCAGGTGTTCAGTGTAATTGTGAGCTTATCGTTTATTTACATTCCCCAGATTGCACAACCTCTGCATAGTGGTGCAAGTGGCCCAACCTTTACAGGAGATGGCTGGACATCTTTTCGTATACAGCAGGAGACGGGGACGAGGACAATGGCGTGGCGAGTTCATAGTGTCATTGCTACTCCAAATTTCATGGCATCAAAAGGTGCTTCAGGTTCTCAGCAGCAAATTGTCCCTGCTTTAGTACTCTTGCCTGCCTGCAAGAGAATTGGTGTGAAAATCTGTAGGGATGACTGCAACACAGCTGAATCCATGAATAGAACAAGAATGGTAAGAAACACAAAAAGGAACTTGGAATTACAGGAAGACTAGCAGAACTAAAATATAATGCTGGTTAGAGGACTAAGTGAGCACATAGTCAGTTCATGACAGAAACCACAGGCTTCTTACACTATCGTAGAGGTTGAGGTAGCCAATGAAAAGAAACTGACGAAAGAGATGATGTCTACCCAGACTGCAAGTAATGAAACAAAGCATGTGGAGCAAAAGGAGATGGCTGAGGCAGAGCCAACAGAAGAATTCACTCCAAAATCTGGATATCAAGCATCAATTATGTGCCTAGAGTACGATATCCTAAGCATAGGATGAGAGGGGAAAGAGAAGGTTGAATGTTGATCATGCCTCTAATCCTTTTGCTCCGCAACTTTCAACAGAATATTGGTCAATGTTGCATCAGCTCTGATCTTAGAGAAATGTGAAAACCAAACTGCCATGCTCGAAGGCTCTATTATTTGCATTAACATATTTCAGGAAGAACCGCTACAATTTGGGAGGGTTGCTCATGTATACGTTGATGGATCGCGTATGGCAGTCCACAGTACACTAAAGAAGGCAAATAGCACCAACTGATCAGGCTTCTTCCCTTAACTGTGTGTGATTGGTGGTACTTGTGTACTTATCCTGAATAGATTGCAGACTAATGCTTAAAATGGAAGAAAGCGAAGACTAGCAAGCAAAACTAAGCAAAGTTCAACTGTTATCACTATTATACTTCGACTTCTTTTACATTTCCTGATCAGTTTACACCATTGCTTTAGACTCTTATCTCTAAATTTCATTGATTCTCATTGTCAATCTTCCTATAACTCTGATCAATAAAAGCTTAGGTAGTGGACTGGTGTAGTTAGTAGCATAGTTGATCAAGTGTCAACTAGTAATACAAAACTATTCTGTACAACAAAAACTTGCAAGGCAAAACAACATTGCATTTAAGTTACAAAAAAACCCAAACCGACAAAATACCGCTTACCCTAGGGGTTAAACTAGTAAGACGGAACTTTTATGTACATTTTTCGACTTATAAGTTACTTACGGCATAATCCAAACAGACAACTCAGGACGGACAATCATCCACACTACTAGAAAAACTGCAATAGACATCCGCTAAAACCCGATGTCTAAGCACTCTGTACACACAACACAGTTCAAACCAACAGCCTACAAAGTAACTCTGGCAATTTGGTTGTATCTTTTTTCTCTTTCTCTTGATTTGATTTCTTCAGCACACCTTAAAGTTTTCTCTATTTGGTAGCCTCCTCCAATGCTCACTTCTCTCTCCAAATGGCAACAGTAGCTCTCAAAAACACTTACATTTACATGGAATTTGAACCCCATCAAGAATATAAATTCAAATTCCAAGTCATTCATTTCTTTTGTTGTTAAGCCACCAACTCTTGCAAAGTATGCATTTCTGTAATTCCTGCATAATAAATTCAAGATTATTAGAAAATGCTGttgtaaataattaaaatatatcaACTTTCTAGTAATTAGAAGTGCAGAGAGATGAATCCAACACGTCTAATTGGTATAGCGGTATCTCACTCGTTCTATTTACACGATGCTGAAGGTTCGAACTTTGTCAAAGACAGTGTGCGAGTGTGTTGAAGTAATAAAAAAAGAAGTGCAGAGATTATTAAGAACTCACATATCCTCAACATATTTGGAAGCCACCATGATAGTTGTAATGAGAAGCCTATGTACATTTCTTGCACAAATTCGAAACTCAGGATAACTCTGGCAAAACCTATCAATGTACACATATGCAACAACATAAACTGATGGCCCTGCTCTTGTGTACCTAAAAATCCTCTCCAAGTATGACTGAACAGTCATATCAGGCATCTCACGGCACTCGAAAACGCGCGTTTTCGCGCATTTCGAGAATGCCCATGCACAATTCCTaccaattctttcatttctagCCATGGTTCTTTCTATCAAAGATGCAAGAACAGAAATGACTAGAGGAATGTTTGAGTCTTGTTGGTATGAGTAAGAATACACATCATTTCTTAGCTTTCTTGGAGATATTGCCAATGCCATTTCAACAA is a window from the Apium graveolens cultivar Ventura chromosome 1, ASM990537v1, whole genome shotgun sequence genome containing:
- the LOC141660129 gene encoding cyclin-U2-1; the protein is MALAISPRKLRNDVYSYSYQQDSNIPLVISVLASLIERTMARNERIGRNCAWAFSKCAKTRVFECREMPDMTVQSYLERIFRYTRAGPSVYVVAYVYIDRFCQSYPEFRICARNVHRLLITTIMVASKYVEDMNYRNAYFARVGGLTTKEMNDLEFEFIFLMGFKFHVNVSVFESYCCHLEREVSIGGGYQIEKTLRCAEEIKSREREKRYNQIARVTL
- the LOC141660124 gene encoding uncharacterized protein LOC141660124, which produces MAACTEDQQQSNNFKHFCRVCKKGFMCGRALGGHMRAHGIGDEMGNIDDEDPGSDWEDKIGGSDRNGNKRMYALRTNPNRLKSCRVCENCGKEFVSWKSFLEHGKCSSEDAESLVSSPSSENEDDDGAQRGCGWSKRKRSFRANVGSFSSTYPSSEDEDIVLAKCLMALSNARVDPVDMEQEESCESASKDEDRRNAVTAFFAPLTKPNYSSFDKAKAVAKGMFECKACKKVFTSHQALGGHRASHKKVKGCFAARDNQFEDSLANDDVIAHEDFFSLKTPSSLQYDHSPSVPLVGASRRKSRVHECTICHRVFSTGQALGGHKRCHWLTSNTPEPTSLVKYHQHHHQFQDHNNYERPPLIQHKLDPLDLNIPPTPNDIAGIRRDPHNPLSFEVSTEINLHSWVDVDAENKNQIPKNQQHKYQTEDENDKINSMKNTSTNVVALQNVDDEADSKVKFAKLSELNDMNITGTSSPWLQVGISSTNDGGANP